A DNA window from Bradyrhizobium sp. CCBAU 53421 contains the following coding sequences:
- a CDS encoding GGDEF domain-containing protein, whose amino-acid sequence MVKLLDEHERTLAFAEVALGQIRSLRQTAVPRNYEIWYVYATGYNAPLNKVINETLARSGKLSESDLEQIYETYLSHIKTSDRIDKVGARVIGEIDAVMRLITDALGVSATYDASLAGATDRLSTATTRDQIKAIVEALAKSTREMRETNQALENRLALSKSEISDLQHSLEAIRAESLTDPLTGLGNRKYFDRSIDMAVQAALASGEPLSLLMFDIDHFKSFNDSYGHLTGDQVLRLVAQSLKQTIKGQDITARYGGEEFAVVLPNTALRQALTVADHIRRAVMAKELKKKSTGEILGRVTISVGVSMLKPADDTDSLIDRADACLYAAKRAGRNRVICETDPEYSAETQTRVA is encoded by the coding sequence GTGGTCAAACTACTGGACGAACACGAACGTACGTTGGCCTTTGCCGAAGTCGCGCTTGGCCAGATCCGCTCGCTTCGCCAGACCGCCGTCCCGCGCAACTACGAGATCTGGTACGTCTACGCGACCGGATACAACGCACCGCTCAACAAGGTCATCAACGAGACGCTGGCGCGCAGCGGCAAGCTCTCTGAATCCGATCTCGAGCAGATCTACGAAACCTACCTTTCGCACATCAAGACCTCGGACCGCATCGACAAGGTCGGCGCGCGCGTCATCGGCGAGATCGATGCCGTCATGCGGCTGATCACCGATGCGCTCGGCGTGTCCGCGACCTACGACGCCAGCCTGGCCGGCGCCACCGATCGGCTCTCGACTGCGACCACCCGCGACCAGATCAAGGCCATCGTCGAGGCGCTCGCCAAATCGACGCGCGAGATGCGCGAGACCAATCAGGCCCTGGAGAACCGGCTCGCGCTGTCGAAGTCGGAGATCAGCGACCTGCAACACAGCCTCGAGGCGATCCGCGCCGAGAGCCTGACCGATCCGCTCACCGGCCTCGGCAACCGGAAATATTTCGACCGCTCGATCGACATGGCGGTGCAGGCCGCATTGGCCAGCGGCGAGCCGCTGTCGCTGCTGATGTTCGACATCGATCACTTCAAGTCGTTCAACGATTCCTACGGCCATCTCACCGGCGATCAGGTGCTGCGGCTGGTGGCGCAGTCGCTGAAGCAGACCATCAAGGGCCAGGACATCACCGCCCGCTATGGCGGCGAGGAATTCGCGGTCGTGCTGCCGAACACCGCGCTGCGCCAGGCGCTGACGGTCGCCGACCATATCCGGCGCGCCGTGATGGCCAAGGAGCTGAAGAAGAAGTCGACCGGCGAGATCCTCGGCCGCGTCACGATCTCGGTCGGCGTCTCCATGCTGAAGCCGGCCGACGACACGGATTCCCTGATCGATCGCGCCGACGCCTGCCTTTACGCCGCCAAGCGCGCCGGCCGCAACCGCGTGATCTGCGAAACCGACCCGGAATACAGCGCCGAGACCCAGACCCGGGTGGCGTGA